A single genomic interval of Plodia interpunctella isolate USDA-ARS_2022_Savannah chromosome 16, ilPloInte3.2, whole genome shotgun sequence harbors:
- the LOC128676716 gene encoding malate dehydrogenase, cytoplasmic-like isoform X2, whose protein sequence is MMIRFTLVFEYTCGTTQHRRRKEVASAHPIEGKFLMFAAPLKVVVTGAAGQIGYSLLYQVASGAVFGPEQPVYLKLLDIAPMMGVLKGVVMELNDCAIPLLAGVQPTANPEEAFKDAAVAFLVGAMPRKQGMERKDLLKANVNIFKAQGQAIDKVASKNIKVVVVGNPVNTNAFICSTYAPSIPKENFTALTRLDQNRALHHLAAKMEVPVHTIKNVIVWGNHSTTMFPDASNAVVTIAGRGQPVPEVIKDNKYLQTKFVSTIAKRGAAVINARKLSSAMSAAKATSDHMRDWHMGSDDEWVSMAVMSDGSYGTPRDIIFSFPVITSNGSWKIVKGLTISDYARKMLDRTADELIKEKKEALEHCKSKS, encoded by the exons ATGATGATCAGATTTACGTTGGTTTTTG AGTACACGTGCGGGACTACGCAACATCGAAGGAGAAAAGAGGTTGCTTCTGCCCACCCCATAGAGGGCAAATTTCTGATGTTC GCTGCACCACTAAAAGTTGTCGTGACAGGTGCGGCTGGTCAAATTGGCTATTCTCTACTGTATCAAGTCGCCTCGGGTGCCGTTTTCGGCCCTGAACAGCCTGTCTACCTTAAACTTCTTGATATCGCCCCAATGATGGGTGTTCTAAAAGGAGTAGTGATGGAACTAAATGACTGTGCGATACCTCTTCTTGCTGGGGTTCAGCCCACTGCCAACCCAGAGGAAGCTTTTAAAGATGCTGCCGTAGCTTTCCTCGTGGGAGCCATGCCCAGGAAACAAGGTATGGAGAGAAAGGACCTTCTCAAGGccaatgtaaacatttttaaagcaCAAGGGCAAGCAATTGATAAAGTGGcaagcaaaaatattaaagttgtCGTTGTTGGCAACCCTGTTAATACAAATGCATTTATCTGCAGCACATATGCACCATCTATCCCcaaagaaaattttacagcattGACTCGTTTAGATCAGAACCGAGCTCTGCATCATTTGGCAGCTAAAATGGAAGTACCTGTACACACTATCAAGAATGTCATCGTTTGGGGTAACCATTCCACCACTATGTTCCCTGATGCTAGCAATGCGGTGGTCACGATCGCCGGTAGAGGGCAACCTGTACCAGAAGTTATTAAAGACAATAAGTACTTGCAGACCAAATTCGTTAGCACTATTGCAAAACGTGGAGCTGCCGTGATTAATGCCAGAAAATTGTCATCAGCCATGTCTGCTGCTAAGGCAACTTCTGATCACATGAGAGACTGGCATATGGGCTCTGACGACGAATGGGTGAGCATGGCTGTGATGTCTGATGGATCTTACGGCACACCTCGTGATATTATCTTCTCATTCCCTGTTATTACAAGCAACGGTAGCTGGAAGATTGTTAAGGGTTTAACCATCAGCGATTATGCTCGCAAAATGTTAGACAGAACGGCCGATGAacttataaaagaaaaaaaggagGCATTGGAACACTGCAAGTCAAAATCGTAG
- the LOC128676716 gene encoding malate dehydrogenase, cytoplasmic-like isoform X1, producing MMIRFTLVFGKGYFTVKYLNVLTSRAMKTLNISKASDPNSSNNPQTPCGFSKVHVRDYATSKEKRGCFCPPHRGQISDAAPLKVVVTGAAGQIGYSLLYQVASGAVFGPEQPVYLKLLDIAPMMGVLKGVVMELNDCAIPLLAGVQPTANPEEAFKDAAVAFLVGAMPRKQGMERKDLLKANVNIFKAQGQAIDKVASKNIKVVVVGNPVNTNAFICSTYAPSIPKENFTALTRLDQNRALHHLAAKMEVPVHTIKNVIVWGNHSTTMFPDASNAVVTIAGRGQPVPEVIKDNKYLQTKFVSTIAKRGAAVINARKLSSAMSAAKATSDHMRDWHMGSDDEWVSMAVMSDGSYGTPRDIIFSFPVITSNGSWKIVKGLTISDYARKMLDRTADELIKEKKEALEHCKSKS from the exons ATGATGATCAGATTTACGTTGGTTTTTGGTAAGGGATATTTTactgtgaaatatttaaatgtattaactTCTCGTGCTATGAAAACTCTAAATATTTCCAAAGCATCTGATCCAAATTCTTCAAATAACCCACAAACACCATGTGGGTTCAGTAA AGTACACGTGCGGGACTACGCAACATCGAAGGAGAAAAGAGGTTGCTTCTGCCCACCCCATAGAGGGCAAATTTCTGAT GCTGCACCACTAAAAGTTGTCGTGACAGGTGCGGCTGGTCAAATTGGCTATTCTCTACTGTATCAAGTCGCCTCGGGTGCCGTTTTCGGCCCTGAACAGCCTGTCTACCTTAAACTTCTTGATATCGCCCCAATGATGGGTGTTCTAAAAGGAGTAGTGATGGAACTAAATGACTGTGCGATACCTCTTCTTGCTGGGGTTCAGCCCACTGCCAACCCAGAGGAAGCTTTTAAAGATGCTGCCGTAGCTTTCCTCGTGGGAGCCATGCCCAGGAAACAAGGTATGGAGAGAAAGGACCTTCTCAAGGccaatgtaaacatttttaaagcaCAAGGGCAAGCAATTGATAAAGTGGcaagcaaaaatattaaagttgtCGTTGTTGGCAACCCTGTTAATACAAATGCATTTATCTGCAGCACATATGCACCATCTATCCCcaaagaaaattttacagcattGACTCGTTTAGATCAGAACCGAGCTCTGCATCATTTGGCAGCTAAAATGGAAGTACCTGTACACACTATCAAGAATGTCATCGTTTGGGGTAACCATTCCACCACTATGTTCCCTGATGCTAGCAATGCGGTGGTCACGATCGCCGGTAGAGGGCAACCTGTACCAGAAGTTATTAAAGACAATAAGTACTTGCAGACCAAATTCGTTAGCACTATTGCAAAACGTGGAGCTGCCGTGATTAATGCCAGAAAATTGTCATCAGCCATGTCTGCTGCTAAGGCAACTTCTGATCACATGAGAGACTGGCATATGGGCTCTGACGACGAATGGGTGAGCATGGCTGTGATGTCTGATGGATCTTACGGCACACCTCGTGATATTATCTTCTCATTCCCTGTTATTACAAGCAACGGTAGCTGGAAGATTGTTAAGGGTTTAACCATCAGCGATTATGCTCGCAAAATGTTAGACAGAACGGCCGATGAacttataaaagaaaaaaaggagGCATTGGAACACTGCAAGTCAAAATCGTAG
- the LOC128676716 gene encoding malate dehydrogenase, cytoplasmic-like isoform X3, with product MFAAPLKVVVTGAAGQIGYSLLYQVASGAVFGPEQPVYLKLLDIAPMMGVLKGVVMELNDCAIPLLAGVQPTANPEEAFKDAAVAFLVGAMPRKQGMERKDLLKANVNIFKAQGQAIDKVASKNIKVVVVGNPVNTNAFICSTYAPSIPKENFTALTRLDQNRALHHLAAKMEVPVHTIKNVIVWGNHSTTMFPDASNAVVTIAGRGQPVPEVIKDNKYLQTKFVSTIAKRGAAVINARKLSSAMSAAKATSDHMRDWHMGSDDEWVSMAVMSDGSYGTPRDIIFSFPVITSNGSWKIVKGLTISDYARKMLDRTADELIKEKKEALEHCKSKS from the exons ATGTTC GCTGCACCACTAAAAGTTGTCGTGACAGGTGCGGCTGGTCAAATTGGCTATTCTCTACTGTATCAAGTCGCCTCGGGTGCCGTTTTCGGCCCTGAACAGCCTGTCTACCTTAAACTTCTTGATATCGCCCCAATGATGGGTGTTCTAAAAGGAGTAGTGATGGAACTAAATGACTGTGCGATACCTCTTCTTGCTGGGGTTCAGCCCACTGCCAACCCAGAGGAAGCTTTTAAAGATGCTGCCGTAGCTTTCCTCGTGGGAGCCATGCCCAGGAAACAAGGTATGGAGAGAAAGGACCTTCTCAAGGccaatgtaaacatttttaaagcaCAAGGGCAAGCAATTGATAAAGTGGcaagcaaaaatattaaagttgtCGTTGTTGGCAACCCTGTTAATACAAATGCATTTATCTGCAGCACATATGCACCATCTATCCCcaaagaaaattttacagcattGACTCGTTTAGATCAGAACCGAGCTCTGCATCATTTGGCAGCTAAAATGGAAGTACCTGTACACACTATCAAGAATGTCATCGTTTGGGGTAACCATTCCACCACTATGTTCCCTGATGCTAGCAATGCGGTGGTCACGATCGCCGGTAGAGGGCAACCTGTACCAGAAGTTATTAAAGACAATAAGTACTTGCAGACCAAATTCGTTAGCACTATTGCAAAACGTGGAGCTGCCGTGATTAATGCCAGAAAATTGTCATCAGCCATGTCTGCTGCTAAGGCAACTTCTGATCACATGAGAGACTGGCATATGGGCTCTGACGACGAATGGGTGAGCATGGCTGTGATGTCTGATGGATCTTACGGCACACCTCGTGATATTATCTTCTCATTCCCTGTTATTACAAGCAACGGTAGCTGGAAGATTGTTAAGGGTTTAACCATCAGCGATTATGCTCGCAAAATGTTAGACAGAACGGCCGATGAacttataaaagaaaaaaaggagGCATTGGAACACTGCAAGTCAAAATCGTAG